The following are encoded together in the Streptomyces sp. NBC_00358 genome:
- a CDS encoding pyridoxal phosphate-dependent aminotransferase, giving the protein MQVIQSTKLANVCYEIRGPVLEEAMRLEAAGHRILKLNTGNPAAFGFECPPEILEDILRNVSSAHGYGDAKGLLAARRAVVMHNQTLGIETDVDHVFVGNGVSELIVMAMQGLLDDGDEVLVPAPDYPLWTAAVSLSGGTAVHYRCDEQSDWMPDLADVERKVTDRTKAIVIINPNNPTGAVYDDEMLRGLTDIARRHNLLVCSDEIYDKILYDGATHTATAKIAPDLLTLTFNGMSKAYRVAGYRVGWMSVSGPRAHASSYIEGLTILANMRLCANMPGQHGVVAALSGRQTINDLVLPGGRLKEQRDVAHELLTQIPGVTCVKPKGALYLFPRLDPKVFKIKDDRQMVLDLLRREKIMVVQGTGFNWPEADHFRVVTLPTVADLTDAVTRIGTFLDGYGQP; this is encoded by the coding sequence ATGCAGGTGATCCAGTCCACGAAGCTCGCCAACGTCTGCTACGAGATCCGGGGTCCGGTTCTTGAGGAGGCGATGCGGCTCGAAGCGGCCGGTCACCGCATCCTCAAGCTCAACACGGGCAACCCGGCCGCCTTCGGGTTCGAGTGTCCGCCGGAGATCCTGGAGGACATCCTCCGCAACGTCTCCTCGGCGCACGGCTACGGCGACGCCAAGGGTCTGCTCGCCGCCCGCCGCGCGGTCGTGATGCACAACCAGACGCTCGGCATCGAGACGGACGTCGACCACGTCTTCGTCGGCAACGGCGTCTCCGAGCTCATCGTGATGGCGATGCAGGGCCTGCTGGACGACGGCGACGAGGTCCTCGTACCGGCCCCGGACTACCCCCTGTGGACCGCCGCGGTCTCCCTGTCCGGCGGCACGGCCGTGCACTACCGCTGCGACGAGCAGTCCGACTGGATGCCGGACCTCGCGGACGTGGAGCGGAAGGTCACCGACCGCACCAAGGCGATCGTCATCATCAACCCGAACAACCCGACCGGCGCGGTCTACGACGACGAGATGCTCCGGGGGCTCACCGACATCGCCCGGCGCCACAACCTGCTGGTCTGCTCCGACGAGATCTACGACAAGATCCTCTACGACGGTGCCACGCACACCGCGACCGCCAAGATCGCCCCCGATCTGCTCACCCTCACCTTCAACGGCATGTCGAAGGCGTACCGGGTGGCGGGCTACCGCGTCGGATGGATGTCCGTCTCGGGACCGCGCGCGCACGCCTCCTCCTACATCGAGGGACTGACGATCCTCGCGAACATGCGGCTGTGCGCGAACATGCCGGGGCAGCACGGCGTGGTGGCGGCGCTCAGCGGGCGGCAGACGATCAACGACCTGGTCCTGCCGGGCGGGCGGCTGAAGGAGCAGCGGGACGTCGCGCACGAGCTGCTGACGCAGATCCCGGGTGTGACCTGCGTGAAGCCGAAGGGGGCGCTGTATCTCTTCCCGCGCCTCGACCCCAAGGTCTTCAAGATCAAGGACGACCGGCAGATGGTGCTCGACCTGCTGCGCCGCGAGAAGATCATGGTCGTCCAGGGGACGGGCTTCAACTGGCCCGAGGCGGACCACTTCCGGGTGGTCACGCTGCCGACGGTCGCGGATCTGACCGACGCCGTGACCCGGATCGGCACGTTCCTGGACGGCTACGGCCAGCCGTGA
- a CDS encoding RidA family protein, giving the protein MTDKIALTPTTHTTPPAKFSHGVRKGNILQVAGQVGFLPAEEGRPPTPAGPTLREQTLQTLANVKAILEEGGSGWDDAMMIRVYLTDTGHFAEMNDIYNQYFEEQGLTAPPAARTTVYVGLPAGLLVEIDVLAVLG; this is encoded by the coding sequence ATGACCGACAAGATCGCCCTCACCCCCACGACCCACACCACCCCGCCCGCGAAGTTCTCGCACGGTGTGCGGAAGGGGAACATCCTCCAGGTCGCCGGCCAGGTCGGCTTCCTGCCCGCCGAGGAGGGCAGGCCCCCGACGCCCGCGGGACCGACCCTGCGCGAGCAGACGCTCCAGACCCTCGCCAACGTCAAGGCCATCCTCGAAGAGGGCGGCTCCGGCTGGGACGACGCGATGATGATCCGCGTCTACCTCACGGACACCGGCCACTTCGCCGAGATGAACGACATCTACAACCAGTACTTCGAGGAGCAGGGCCTCACCGCGCCTCCCGCCGCCCGCACGACGGTCTACGTCGGCCTGCCGGCCGGACTCCTCGTCGAGATCGACGTCCTCGCCGTTCTCGGCTGA
- a CDS encoding IclR family transcriptional regulator gives MSQTVDRALSILPLLAEGPADLGQVADRLGVHKSTALRLLRTLNEHGLVYRQSDQRYRLGARLFALAQEAVENLDVREIAHPHLVRLNENCGHTVHLAVYEEHEVLYIDKVESRYPVRMYSRIGKPVAITVAAVAKLLLADLPETERRAVADRLDYPMYTARSTPNAPAFLKELAAVREQGWATDLGGHEESINCVAAPVRGADGRVAAAMSVSAPNVVVTAEELLTLLPLVRRTADAISRDYSGKAPTKEDAKE, from the coding sequence ATGAGCCAGACCGTCGACCGAGCGCTGAGCATCCTGCCGCTGCTCGCCGAGGGCCCCGCCGACCTCGGACAGGTCGCCGACCGCCTCGGCGTCCACAAGTCCACGGCGCTGCGCCTGCTGCGCACCCTGAACGAACACGGCCTGGTGTACCGCCAGTCCGACCAGCGCTACCGCCTCGGCGCCCGGCTCTTCGCCCTCGCCCAGGAGGCCGTCGAGAACCTCGACGTCCGCGAGATCGCCCACCCCCACCTCGTCCGCCTCAACGAGAACTGCGGGCACACCGTCCACCTCGCCGTGTACGAGGAGCACGAGGTGCTCTACATCGACAAGGTGGAGAGCCGCTACCCGGTGCGCATGTACTCGCGGATCGGCAAACCCGTCGCCATCACCGTCGCGGCGGTGGCCAAACTCCTCCTCGCCGACCTGCCCGAGACCGAGCGCCGCGCCGTCGCCGACAGGCTCGACTACCCCATGTACACGGCCCGTTCGACCCCCAACGCCCCCGCCTTCCTGAAGGAACTGGCGGCGGTACGCGAACAGGGCTGGGCCACCGACCTCGGCGGCCACGAGGAATCCATCAACTGCGTGGCCGCCCCCGTCCGAGGCGCCGACGGACGCGTCGCCGCCGCCATGTCGGTCTCCGCGCCCAACGTCGTCGTGACCGCCGAGGAACTGCTGACCCTGCTCCCGCTGGTACGCCGTACGGCGGACGCCATCAGCCGCGACTACTCCGGCAAAGCCCCCACGAAGGAAGACGCAAAGGAATGA
- a CDS encoding N-acyl-D-amino-acid deacylase family protein — MDHADLVIQDVDVADGSGAPAYRADVAVKGGRIVAIVQEAAAAGCQRPRGTRELDAEGLVLAPGFIDMHAHSDLALLRDPDHSAKAAQGVTLEVIGQDGLSYAPVDDRTLAEVRRTITGWNGHGDDIDFTWRSVGEYLDRLDHGFDGEGIAVNAAYLVPQGTVRMLAVGWEDREATPQELDRMRQSVADGLREGAVGMSSGLTYTPGMYARDGELTALCRVVARYGGYYCPHHRSYGAGALAAYEEMVTLAREADCPLHLAHATMNFGVNEGKAPELLALLDKALADGADISLDTYPYTPGCTTLVAMLPSWAGEGGPEAVLARLRDDTTAERVRHHMEVVGADGCHGVPIAWDTIEISGVSDPELGSYVGRTVQESADLRGEAPWTTARRLLVEDRLGPTILQHVGHEENVRAIMRHRVHTGGSDGILRGDKPHPRAYGTFPHYLGRYVRELGVLSLEECVAHLTGRPAARLRLPDRGLVREGYRADLVLFDPATVAAGSTFAAPRTLPTGVPHVLIDGRFVVEDGRRTDVLAGRAVRRTA, encoded by the coding sequence ATGGACCACGCCGATCTCGTCATCCAGGACGTGGACGTCGCCGACGGCAGCGGTGCCCCCGCGTACCGCGCCGACGTGGCCGTCAAGGGCGGCCGGATCGTCGCGATCGTCCAGGAGGCCGCGGCGGCCGGCTGCCAACGGCCGCGCGGGACAAGGGAGCTGGACGCCGAGGGTCTCGTCCTGGCCCCCGGCTTCATCGACATGCACGCGCACAGCGACCTCGCGCTGCTGCGGGACCCGGACCACAGCGCGAAGGCCGCCCAGGGCGTCACCCTCGAAGTCATCGGCCAGGACGGCCTGTCGTACGCCCCGGTCGACGACCGAACGCTCGCCGAGGTCCGGCGGACGATCACGGGCTGGAACGGCCACGGCGACGACATCGACTTCACCTGGCGTTCCGTGGGCGAGTATCTGGACCGGCTCGACCACGGCTTCGACGGCGAGGGCATCGCGGTGAACGCGGCCTACCTCGTCCCCCAGGGCACCGTCCGCATGCTCGCCGTCGGCTGGGAGGACCGCGAGGCGACCCCCCAGGAGCTGGACCGGATGCGGCAGTCGGTGGCGGACGGCCTGCGCGAGGGCGCGGTGGGGATGTCCTCCGGACTGACGTACACCCCCGGGATGTACGCCCGCGACGGCGAACTCACCGCACTGTGCCGGGTGGTGGCGCGGTACGGCGGCTACTACTGCCCGCACCACCGCTCGTACGGGGCGGGCGCCCTGGCGGCGTACGAGGAGATGGTGACCCTCGCCCGCGAGGCGGACTGCCCGCTCCATCTCGCCCACGCCACCATGAACTTCGGCGTGAACGAGGGGAAGGCGCCGGAACTCCTCGCCCTGCTGGACAAGGCGCTCGCGGACGGCGCGGACATCTCCCTCGACACGTATCCGTACACGCCCGGCTGCACCACTCTCGTGGCGATGCTGCCGAGTTGGGCGGGCGAGGGCGGACCGGAGGCGGTTCTCGCCCGGCTGCGGGACGACACGACGGCCGAGCGCGTCCGGCACCACATGGAGGTCGTGGGCGCGGACGGCTGCCACGGCGTGCCCATCGCGTGGGACACGATCGAGATCTCGGGGGTGAGCGACCCGGAGCTCGGCTCGTACGTCGGCCGCACCGTCCAGGAGTCCGCCGACCTGCGCGGCGAGGCCCCCTGGACCACCGCCCGGCGGCTGCTGGTGGAGGACCGGCTCGGCCCGACGATCCTGCAGCACGTCGGCCACGAGGAGAACGTCCGGGCGATCATGCGGCACCGGGTGCACACCGGCGGCTCCGACGGCATCCTGCGGGGCGACAAACCGCACCCGCGCGCGTACGGCACCTTCCCGCACTATCTCGGCCGCTACGTAAGGGAGTTGGGCGTCCTCTCACTGGAGGAGTGCGTCGCCCACCTGACCGGCCGCCCGGCCGCCCGGCTGCGGCTGCCCGACCGCGGTCTGGTCCGTGAGGGGTACCGCGCCGACCTGGTCCTCTTCGACCCGGCGACGGTCGCGGCGGGGTCGACGTTCGCGGCGCCGCGCACGCTGCCGACGGGTGTCCCGCACGTCCTGATCGACGGCCGGTTCGTCGTGGAGGACGGGCGCAGGACGGATGTCCTGGCGGGACGGGCGGTCCGCCGCACGGCGTGA
- a CDS encoding sugar kinase produces the protein MGIGAVPVDVVALGESMVTFLPSRPGRLADVPSFERGIGGAESNVACVLARAGHSARWVGRVGADGFGDHLVEAITGYGVDTSAVRRDPDRPTGVYFRTAGDRATDAHEVAYYRAGSAASAMTAHNVDLAAARSGRVLHLSGITAALSEGCLALMRELTAPRPGRPLVSFDVNHRPGLWRDPEGPRVLLDLARGADIVFVGADEAAEAWGLRGARAIRDALPEPDVLVVKYGKGGAVAFDDDVPERTEDATGTATFARALRVDVVAAVGAGDAFAAGFLSATLRGLPVRDRLRHGHLMAAAALTMPGDLAEPPARGHADRLAALDDRAWETLRLGPGWTAADARAAEEVRTP, from the coding sequence ATCGGTATCGGTGCCGTCCCCGTCGACGTGGTGGCGCTCGGCGAGTCCATGGTCACCTTTCTGCCCAGCAGGCCCGGACGCCTCGCCGACGTGCCCTCGTTCGAGCGGGGCATCGGCGGCGCCGAGTCGAACGTGGCGTGCGTGCTCGCCCGCGCCGGTCACTCCGCCCGCTGGGTCGGCAGGGTCGGCGCCGACGGGTTCGGCGACCACCTGGTGGAGGCGATCACCGGGTACGGCGTCGACACCTCCGCCGTGCGCCGCGACCCCGACCGCCCGACCGGCGTCTACTTCCGCACCGCGGGCGACCGGGCCACCGACGCCCACGAAGTCGCCTACTACCGGGCCGGATCGGCCGCTTCCGCGATGACCGCGCACAACGTGGACCTGGCCGCCGCCCGGTCCGGCCGCGTGCTGCACCTGTCCGGCATCACCGCCGCCCTGTCCGAGGGCTGCCTGGCCCTGATGCGTGAACTGACCGCCCCGCGCCCCGGTCGCCCCCTCGTCTCCTTCGACGTCAACCACCGCCCCGGGCTGTGGCGCGACCCCGAAGGACCCCGCGTCCTGCTCGACCTCGCGCGCGGCGCCGACATCGTCTTCGTCGGGGCCGACGAGGCCGCCGAGGCCTGGGGGCTGCGCGGGGCGCGCGCGATCCGCGACGCGCTGCCCGAACCGGACGTCCTGGTCGTCAAGTACGGCAAGGGCGGAGCCGTCGCGTTCGACGACGACGTTCCCGAGAGGACCGAGGACGCCACCGGCACCGCCACCTTCGCCCGAGCCCTGCGGGTCGACGTCGTCGCGGCCGTCGGCGCCGGTGACGCCTTCGCCGCCGGGTTCCTCTCCGCCACCCTGCGCGGCCTTCCCGTCCGCGACCGGCTGCGCCACGGCCACCTGATGGCCGCCGCCGCCCTCACCATGCCCGGCGACCTCGCCGAGCCGCCCGCCCGGGGGCACGCCGACCGGCTGGCCGCTCTCGACGACCGTGCCTGGGAGACACTTCGTCTCGGCCCCGGCTGGACCGCAGCCGACGCACGGGCCGCCGAGGAGGTACGTACGCCATGA
- a CDS encoding amino acid deaminase, producing the protein MSADTAAAPLAALAAERVDHRFKGLPPDVDGLSVGELAGRRLNLFTDGFTTPVLALSAERLTHNLELMETYATRHGLAFAPHGKTSMAPRLFWRQIEHGAWGITLAVPHQVRVAREFGIDRIFLANELVDPAALRWIAAELAADPDFRFVCYVDSVRGVELMDAALRGCARPVDVVVELAAGAGARTGVRTEAECEAVADAVAATATLRLAGVAGYEGEVPDANPERVHAWLRRLTSLAAAFDGAGRFKGLDTIVVSAGGSAWFDAVADVFAEIPELSLPVLKLLRSGAYVSHDDGHYRKLTPFTRVPEEGALHPAFRLWSQVVSRPSPEQAFTNAGKRDAAYDLGLPFAQVVRRDGAERPATGIEVSGLSDQHAWLRTAPGADLEVGDWVGMGLSHPCTSFDKWKLIPLVESDGTVVDYIRTFF; encoded by the coding sequence ATGAGCGCCGACACCGCCGCCGCACCGCTGGCCGCTCTCGCGGCGGAACGCGTCGACCACCGTTTCAAGGGCCTGCCTCCGGACGTGGACGGCCTGAGCGTCGGCGAGTTGGCCGGCCGGCGCCTCAACCTCTTCACGGACGGCTTCACCACCCCCGTCCTCGCCCTCTCCGCCGAGCGCCTGACGCACAACCTCGAACTCATGGAGACGTACGCCACCCGGCACGGCCTCGCCTTCGCCCCGCACGGCAAGACGTCCATGGCGCCACGGCTGTTCTGGCGGCAGATCGAGCACGGCGCCTGGGGCATCACCCTCGCGGTCCCCCACCAGGTGCGGGTGGCACGGGAGTTCGGCATCGACCGGATCTTCCTCGCGAACGAACTCGTCGACCCGGCGGCCCTGCGCTGGATCGCCGCCGAGCTGGCCGCGGACCCGGACTTCCGGTTCGTCTGCTACGTCGACTCCGTGCGCGGTGTGGAGTTGATGGACGCCGCGCTGCGCGGGTGCGCCCGCCCGGTGGACGTCGTCGTCGAACTCGCCGCGGGCGCGGGCGCCCGTACCGGAGTGCGCACGGAGGCGGAGTGCGAGGCGGTCGCGGACGCGGTGGCGGCGACGGCGACGCTCCGGCTGGCCGGTGTCGCGGGCTACGAGGGCGAGGTCCCGGACGCGAACCCCGAGCGGGTGCACGCCTGGCTGCGGCGGCTGACCTCGCTCGCGGCGGCCTTCGACGGCGCCGGACGGTTCAAGGGCCTGGACACGATCGTCGTCAGCGCGGGAGGCAGCGCCTGGTTCGACGCGGTCGCCGACGTCTTCGCGGAGATCCCCGAACTCTCGCTGCCTGTCCTGAAGTTGCTGCGTTCGGGTGCGTACGTCTCGCACGACGACGGCCACTACCGGAAGCTGACCCCCTTCACCCGTGTCCCGGAGGAGGGCGCCCTGCACCCGGCGTTCCGCCTCTGGTCGCAGGTCGTCTCCCGGCCCTCTCCCGAGCAGGCCTTCACCAACGCGGGCAAGCGGGACGCGGCCTACGACCTCGGCCTGCCGTTCGCCCAGGTGGTGCGCCGGGACGGCGCGGAGCGCCCCGCGACCGGCATCGAGGTCAGCGGGCTCTCCGACCAGCACGCGTGGCTGCGTACGGCCCCGGGGGCGGATCTGGAGGTCGGCGACTGGGTCGGCATGGGCCTGTCCCATCCGTGCACGTCCTTCGACAAGTGGAAGCTGATCCCGCTGGTCGAGTCGGACGGCACGGTCGTCGACTACATCCGCACGTTCTTCTAG
- a CDS encoding P-loop NTPase fold protein yields the protein MEFSLLNDEPVAGPRDDLLGTGRAARELAKLLHDSRAATPLTLAVDAGWGMGKSSLMRLVDAELRTRDGVHTVWYNAWTSTGADALEGLIKSVLMRFDRRVLRRALRRVSEQPALIRFVRAVLTLGAAPFGVAALVDRLWRDLSLDARSRNAMRDALRQLAAEWTQSTSFDTRRLLVVFVDDLDRCSEETVLAVCEAVKVYLDVPGLAFVIGCDRSALGPSGLLRDLSPAGSAFMEKIFQTSYRVPVPAVADVRAYVDRCAERSGIQDLLGDHLAELIALRSARNPRRIKRLINGFGLECALNPVWESFSAEAVIRVLLLQQLYPDFYRVLLARDGADVHAAREFVRYRATRRVLSQPFAQPADEDWPGAVHCLLAYGLVAPEPDRPGDRGVLLARLEEHLPTGFPELALDQNFVRLIDELMELAEVDDLVGQLQQGAPRLAVDPADGAPEPGSSARPGGAGPAYSGPSYAGMPYAGMQVLWTDDHPERNTRFVELLEAQGARVQVATDRDRAEQVLDATRIDLLVSDVQRGLDREAGLDDLGRWRESGRYAGPAVFFTSRTTPNREARAAALGARVATSGALLFRYAEEANEPAAR from the coding sequence ATGGAATTCTCGCTGTTGAACGACGAGCCGGTGGCCGGGCCGCGCGACGATCTGCTGGGCACCGGCCGGGCCGCCCGCGAACTCGCCAAACTGCTCCACGACTCGCGTGCCGCCACCCCGCTCACCCTCGCGGTGGACGCCGGGTGGGGGATGGGCAAGAGCAGCCTGATGCGGCTGGTGGACGCCGAGTTGCGGACCAGGGACGGCGTCCACACCGTCTGGTACAACGCCTGGACCTCGACGGGCGCGGACGCCCTCGAAGGCCTGATCAAGTCCGTCCTGATGCGGTTCGACCGGCGGGTACTGCGCAGGGCGCTGCGCCGGGTGTCGGAGCAGCCCGCGCTCATCCGTTTCGTCCGGGCGGTCCTGACGCTCGGGGCCGCGCCGTTCGGGGTCGCCGCCCTCGTCGACCGGCTCTGGCGGGACCTGTCCCTCGACGCCCGGTCCCGCAACGCCATGCGGGACGCACTGCGCCAACTGGCCGCTGAGTGGACGCAGTCCACGTCGTTCGACACCCGGCGCCTGCTCGTCGTGTTCGTCGACGACCTCGACCGCTGCTCCGAGGAGACCGTGCTCGCCGTGTGCGAGGCGGTGAAGGTGTACCTGGACGTGCCGGGGCTCGCCTTCGTCATCGGGTGCGACCGCTCCGCGCTGGGCCCCAGCGGACTGCTGCGGGATCTGTCGCCGGCCGGCTCGGCGTTCATGGAGAAGATCTTCCAGACGAGCTACCGGGTGCCGGTCCCGGCGGTCGCCGACGTCCGCGCGTACGTCGACCGGTGCGCGGAACGCTCCGGCATCCAGGATCTGCTCGGCGACCACCTCGCCGAGCTGATCGCCCTGCGCTCCGCCCGCAACCCGCGCCGGATCAAGCGGCTCATCAACGGCTTCGGCCTGGAGTGCGCGCTCAATCCCGTCTGGGAGTCGTTCAGCGCGGAGGCGGTCATCCGGGTCCTGCTGCTCCAGCAGCTGTACCCCGACTTCTACCGGGTGCTGCTCGCCCGCGACGGCGCCGATGTGCACGCGGCCCGCGAGTTCGTCCGCTACCGCGCGACCCGGCGGGTGCTGAGTCAGCCCTTCGCCCAGCCCGCGGACGAGGACTGGCCGGGCGCGGTGCACTGTCTGCTCGCGTACGGCCTGGTCGCGCCGGAGCCGGACCGGCCCGGGGACCGGGGCGTACTGCTCGCCCGGCTGGAGGAGCATCTGCCCACCGGATTCCCGGAGTTGGCGCTGGACCAGAACTTCGTCCGGCTCATCGACGAGCTGATGGAGCTCGCCGAGGTGGACGACCTGGTGGGGCAGTTGCAGCAGGGGGCACCCCGGCTCGCGGTGGATCCGGCGGACGGGGCACCGGAGCCCGGTTCGTCCGCGCGGCCGGGCGGCGCCGGCCCGGCGTACTCCGGCCCGTCGTACGCCGGGATGCCGTACGCCGGCATGCAGGTGCTCTGGACCGACGACCACCCCGAGCGCAACACCCGGTTCGTCGAGCTGCTGGAGGCGCAGGGCGCCCGCGTCCAGGTGGCCACGGACCGGGACCGCGCCGAGCAGGTCCTCGACGCCACCCGGATCGACCTGCTCGTCTCCGACGTGCAGCGCGGACTCGACCGGGAGGCGGGGCTCGACGATCTGGGCCGCTGGCGGGAGAGCGGGCGGTACGCGGGTCCCGCCGTCTTCTTCACCAGCCGCACCACGCCGAACCGCGAGGCCCGGGCGGCGGCGCTCGGGGCGCGGGTCGCCACGAGTGGCGCGCTGCTCTTCCGCTACGCCGAGGAGGCCAACGAACCGGCCGCCCGTTAG
- a CDS encoding GntP family permease: MSSYPLAATAPAPETPPHTGGLLLLIDGTAGLLTVAALGIALLLVLIIKVRLQPFVALLAVSIAVGLAAGLSVTELFGTVQRSTAVSVVETGMGGILGHVAIIIGLGTMLGAILEVSGGAEVLASRLLTLFGEKRAPLAMGLTGLIFGIPVFFDVGIFVLAPLVYAAAKRSGKSILLYCLPLLAGLSMTHAFLPPHPGPVAAAGLLHVQLGWVILMGIVCGIPAVLAAWVYAAWIGKRIFVPVPQDMVEAAAEAKRAVIEEQRGTGALSTSGAEGPQDVADPDEKPVPLGTVLGIIGTPLVLILAATFSSIALDPSTPRSVIEFFGSPFVALTIALLLAYYLLGIRRGWSRKSLETVSTSSLKPVGNILLVVGAGGVFGAVLKASGVAQALSDTFNDVGLPVIVLAYLISLVLRVAQGSATVAIVTTAGIVAPLLVEGHHSQAFVALVIMAISAGSIFASHVNDGGFWMVAKYFGISERDTLRTWTVLESVLSVTGFAVAAVVSVFV; the protein is encoded by the coding sequence ATGTCGTCGTATCCGCTCGCCGCCACTGCCCCGGCCCCGGAGACACCACCGCACACCGGTGGTCTCCTGCTCCTGATCGACGGCACGGCCGGACTGCTCACGGTCGCCGCCCTCGGCATAGCGCTCCTCCTGGTCCTGATCATCAAGGTCAGGCTCCAGCCGTTCGTCGCCCTGCTCGCCGTCTCCATAGCCGTCGGCCTCGCCGCCGGACTCTCGGTCACGGAGCTGTTCGGCACGGTCCAGCGGTCCACCGCGGTGTCGGTCGTCGAGACCGGCATGGGCGGCATCCTCGGCCATGTCGCGATCATCATCGGTCTCGGCACGATGCTCGGCGCGATCCTCGAAGTCAGCGGCGGCGCCGAGGTGTTGGCCTCCCGGCTGCTCACCCTCTTCGGAGAGAAGCGGGCCCCGCTCGCCATGGGCCTGACCGGCCTGATCTTCGGCATACCGGTCTTCTTCGACGTCGGCATCTTCGTCCTCGCGCCGCTCGTCTACGCCGCCGCCAAGCGGTCCGGCAAGTCGATCCTGCTCTACTGCCTGCCGCTGCTCGCCGGCCTGTCGATGACCCACGCCTTCCTGCCGCCGCACCCCGGTCCGGTCGCCGCGGCGGGCCTGCTGCACGTCCAGCTCGGCTGGGTCATCCTCATGGGCATCGTCTGCGGCATCCCCGCCGTGCTGGCCGCCTGGGTCTACGCCGCCTGGATCGGGAAGCGGATCTTCGTCCCCGTACCGCAGGACATGGTGGAGGCCGCGGCCGAGGCCAAGCGGGCCGTCATCGAGGAACAGCGGGGCACGGGCGCCCTCTCGACGAGCGGGGCCGAGGGCCCGCAGGACGTGGCGGACCCGGACGAGAAGCCCGTACCGCTCGGCACGGTCCTCGGCATCATCGGTACGCCCCTGGTGCTGATCCTCGCCGCCACCTTCTCCTCGATCGCCCTCGACCCCTCCACCCCGCGCTCGGTCATCGAGTTCTTCGGCAGCCCCTTCGTCGCCCTCACGATCGCGCTGCTCCTCGCCTACTACCTGCTCGGCATCCGGCGCGGCTGGTCCCGCAAGTCCCTGGAGACGGTGTCGACTTCGTCGCTGAAGCCGGTCGGCAACATCCTGCTGGTGGTCGGCGCGGGCGGTGTCTTCGGCGCCGTGCTGAAGGCGAGCGGAGTCGCCCAGGCACTCTCGGACACCTTCAACGACGTCGGCCTCCCGGTGATCGTGCTGGCCTATCTGATCTCCCTGGTCCTGCGGGTCGCCCAGGGCTCGGCGACGGTCGCGATCGTCACCACGGCCGGCATCGTCGCGCCGCTGCTCGTCGAGGGCCATCACTCGCAGGCCTTCGTCGCCCTGGTCATCATGGCGATCTCGGCGGGTTCCATCTTCGCCTCGCACGTCAACGACGGCGGCTTCTGGATGGTGGCCAAGTACTTCGGGATCAGCGAGCGCGACACCCTCAGGACCTGGACCGTCCTGGAATCGGTGCTGTCCGTGACGGGGTTCGCCGTGGCCGCCGTGGTCAGCGTCTTCGTCTAG
- a CDS encoding S1 family peptidase, with protein MRMPLVAALFALVIAGAGAAPAVAAPAPESAPAHVSAAADTADTKSAPTLQAVGLAGTVALSNCSGSVIRFPNSADTDPALVLSNGHCLETGFPDPGEVIVGQSSSRTFSLLNSAGTKVATLRASKVAYSTMTDTDITIYQLTSTYATIKSSYGISALTVQDTHPTAGTAITVASGYWKRLYNCSIDGFVYRLKEGDWTWKDSVRYTSACQTIGGTSGSPVIDQSTGKVVAVNNTGNEDGETCTVDNPCEVDANGNVTVHEGTNYAEETYQIPACFTTGNKLNLSASGCVLPKP; from the coding sequence ATGAGAATGCCTCTCGTCGCCGCTCTGTTCGCCCTGGTGATAGCCGGGGCGGGCGCGGCACCCGCCGTCGCGGCACCCGCGCCCGAGTCCGCCCCCGCGCACGTGTCGGCCGCGGCCGACACGGCGGACACCAAGTCGGCGCCCACCCTCCAGGCCGTCGGCCTCGCCGGGACCGTCGCGCTCAGCAACTGCTCCGGCTCGGTCATCCGCTTCCCCAACTCGGCGGACACCGACCCGGCGCTCGTGCTCTCCAACGGCCACTGCCTGGAGACCGGCTTCCCGGACCCCGGTGAGGTGATCGTCGGGCAGTCGTCCAGCCGGACCTTCAGCCTGCTGAACTCGGCCGGCACCAAGGTCGCGACCCTGCGCGCGAGCAAGGTCGCGTACTCGACGATGACCGACACGGACATCACGATCTACCAGCTCACCAGCACGTACGCGACCATCAAGAGCTCGTACGGCATCAGCGCGCTGACCGTGCAGGACACGCATCCGACCGCCGGCACCGCCATCACGGTGGCCTCCGGATACTGGAAGCGCCTCTACAACTGCAGCATCGACGGGTTCGTGTACCGCCTCAAGGAGGGCGACTGGACCTGGAAGGACTCGGTCCGCTACACCTCCGCCTGCCAGACCATCGGCGGCACCTCGGGCTCGCCGGTCATCGACCAGTCCACCGGCAAGGTCGTCGCCGTCAACAACACCGGCAACGAGGACGGTGAGACCTGCACGGTGGACAACCCGTGCGAGGTCGACGCGAACGGCAACGTCACCGTGCACGAGGGCACCAACTACGCCGAGGAGACCTACCAGATCCCGGCCTGCTTCACGACCGGAAACAAGCTGAACCTGAGCGCGAGCGGGTGCGTCCTGCCCAAGCCGTAG